A segment of the Bombus huntii isolate Logan2020A unplaced genomic scaffold, iyBomHunt1.1 ctg00000109.1, whole genome shotgun sequence genome:
acaacaacaacaacaacaatgtggatagactttatgtttacttttatatgtataatgatactgtttgatccttgaattaaagttaagattaacgttgcgattatgattatcctttgtctgactaaatatatttgaagtatcaattacagtagaatttttgaaagattcttggctgttaaacaaaaaactggttcctttatatttcgctcaattatcatagaatcgtgaaactgactttcacttcaaattttgtctgtttcaggaGTAACAAGTACCTGCAAAAATCATCCATCAGCCGGATATGTGCTGTCGGAGggtttttcattagcattccCGTCTTTCTAACTGGTAAGAACCAATTCCTTCAATTCTGTCAACTTTAACCTTTTGAAAGATACTAGTACATAAgttatacgtttaatttttcttgaattcaggcatgaatctaaaagatactgtgaactatctctgagtgtatgaaatcagtttagaaatccaatggaaataaagttaattttaacgccgaatagtcattatttttcttagaaaaataaaaaatgatcgtcttttagagaagttttaacagattaatttataaagagcTGAAACAGAATATTCATGTCATGCATGAATACGGCTGGTGGATGGATCGAGATCTAATCTAAAGTTTACGTTGTGTCATGCTAGTTTACACAGCTATCattcgctcgatcgatcgttaagcTGTTGAACTCGATTCAAGACGGACATTTTGACTCTGTTCAGAAGAAAACtgcgttttaataaatttgacggaatagaaattatgatagactacaatgtttttttaattatatcataaaatttatttatttttttttaatgtcatgttagaaacttcaaatactgtccaaaacttcgaacgtaatcgttttagaaatttgtaaattacttaacgaccaaaaatattgaattctctattgtctgaagatagattctctataatttaagtaatttattcgtcgagaattgatatataaagacttaaataataaattaattgaaaaataatttgcaactagtattgaaaatttcaattaaaagcatatgtatatagtttacgcttcgagaattatatgtattgagaATATGTATTTGCGCCGATTCTTTGTCCCGCTTGTTATGGCATACGTGTTATAATGATCCTCTAACAATGCTTTCAGgtatgatattgtatacattcaTCCAGTTTCATTCGACGCCGGCAATCGTTACGTCGGTTTTCATAGGCCTTGGCATCGTGTTTTGTGGATGCGCAATGGTCCATAACGTCTTCGTGTGGCAGAGGGTAAGAACAtatcgctattaaaaaagaaaacgaacacgttcaaacacgtctaaatcatcttttatgtgtattttacccggaaatcattttatcgtgaaattttgtttttcagagttaccataatttatctggtagagttcataaaaatttttctgaaatcaattgcaagcttttaggaaaccaggatttttcacatttttaagaagcgttataattatattgcgGATCTTTATACGTTCGtgcgaaattgaaaagtacgcaaatggcgcaaaatgcataaaatgcgctaaaatatacgtatataagaaaacaaatctctattaaaattttatttctttgattatgttcgtaaaactacaaacttgtataaaaatacgcattctagttataaatgttaaaacaTTCGATCTAGTCCTTATCACATTCATGAAAACCTCCATTTAACCATTCGTTGTATCAACAAACATTCATATGCAAAACTTACCACCTACCACATCCTccgcgtattaatataatccccttttataaattatacactttagAGTGGACTGGTTGGGTCAGAGTGATATAAGCTTACAAGTTCTCGAGGAGATCTACCGAAGTTACATTTACGTTTGCataatttcaccgaaaaagatactctgtagaatgacaggttcgtttgtttatgtgatccgcgatcgcaactatttcaaggggattttataaataaccatacacacgatattcagtgtattttcgtattctcgtttattttggggagatttgtaaaactgttgaacaaaataattgagtAACGATTATATTTGCCGAGAAAAAGTCTTTTTCTCTGTACCCCTCCTTCTACTTCAAGCATGTAGTATAATAAGACAATAAGATTGACAATGGCTGAAAGTAATCCAAAAGAGTTTTCACCATGGTTATCggtaacgaaaaagatttgaatcatctttaatacttattcgtaactagaatcatttcaactaaaatgtaaattcttatattataacttttttaatttgttatggcCCCTGACTACAACCTAACCTATCATTCTTATTTCGTAGGAGAAGACGAATGCCGTGAAGGCGTTAGCGCGCGAACAGTGCGAAGCGGCGGTACAGCTGCAGCGTCAGCAGCAGCTGCAACAGCACCAGAACCAGCCACAgctacaacagcaacaacaactacGTGGCCCGTTAACCATCCACCATGCTGGCTGCCCAACGAAAGTCGGGCCCGTGACGAACCAACTAAATACCAGCCACGCAACGCACGGCCGAGCTGCACAGTACCAACActatcatcaccatcatcatcatcgacaCGTGTCAATGTCCCCACCGCCCTTGTTGCTCTCATCGCCAGCTCCGATCGCGGCGACGCACAATCATCTGAACGTGAGCGGACACAGAAACGTGGTTACGCCACCGGATACACCAGCAGATAGATCGCCACCGAGTCCTGGAAATAAGCTAAATAGATCGCAGCATTTGCCACGGGAAGCAACCGGCAGCGTCAGTCCTGGTCTTCCGGCTGCCACATTGGATCTAAGTAGCGCAGCAACCACCAATAGTCCGCATGAATTGTCCACGttagtttagaaatttggtccgaacattatatcttcacataggattggagattaatagttgatagttaatttacacatcgatctttttatttgtaaattgggTCGTGGTTTAGAGTTGGTTTGTAAAAATTCGGTCCTAATTGTTAAATGATGAATATTGATTAAGAATAATAGGCATTGATGTAccaatctttttttaacttaTATACTTGAGCACACGCATTGgagatttcacttttattcagTGAAACAGCAACTTCATTACTCGCTTATTCAATACGGCAATTGCATATATTTCATGGAcattttaacaatgttttgaataatttctaacggtACAATTGTGATGAAGTGAAAAAAATCGTgataagaaacagagagaaaagttgctcgttaatgaatattgaccagaaataaagtaatttctaaagaatatcCCGAAGACGTCGTAGATATTACGAAaggaatgattaatttatacccGCGTGTATCTTGCCATTaccatactattattattattattattattaatattgttagtagtactcgattacattattattaatattaatattattgccttattattattaatgttatggAACCTCTAGTCCTAGGTTACTTTCGCTGCCACGAAAGGATAAGATTTTCGAACTTTTTACTATTACGTGTAATTCAAGTTTTCCTGTTGCGCATGCGCAGTAGAAAGAAAGTTAGCGGAACTCAAATCTCGAACTATAGAGAGTTGAAaagtagtaaaagtaaaaaagcacgaagaacatttgtatttgtgctggattaagtttgataattgaaaattgagtttgatgataacatttttttcgtattcgctttggtaaatattagttttatttaaaattgaacaaagcattttatgtttttcaaatacggtacataatcgtaatatcgaattttgtaaactgATAGTAAGAAACTCTATAATTCGAGACTGGAACTTTGATCAAGTTCACATTGAACGTAAACTgacttaattttgttatttaagcgtgtatactatacgtgtttgttccttcttctcttgtgcgcaggctatagcttaattacttccaataaacgcagttatatcgaatcaatgaccgatacaaatttagatattaggattatttaaacaagagattaaaaactaaaaagtattgtttttatactgcatatgtacatatgcaatatgaacgacagtttgtgtaataatatgtacccctcttcttagtttacttttgtatattttgcgacatttgatattaattttatgagcaacgtacttacactttatctttgtaattaaatgtgaaatgaaagaaaagaaatgacatgagaaaaggaaattcgatgtacgagtatatacgaattgacggaattaaaatttaacgctatatttaaatagaagacgTGAAATATCTTGTCATCTTAAAATAACTTCCTAATAATCattcctattcttttacataaaaacatttttcgactgtaacttaagaaaaatgtctgctaacgtgaaacgtgccagaaaaaattaacaacttccattaaattggcaaatttctcattaatatcgtaaaactcgcgtttacaaagatcagatcagtgtacataatatacaaaacaaatgcagaatatataaatatagcacatacgttctgaattatattcgaattgGGCAGGGTAACcaagtgaaaatatgtaaatttcacgatgtgtaatgtacactttatcgaacttgtaagtagtgtagaaatagaatattttacacgtaacaaaatatacaaacgacaatacacaagttaaattatttgttagatcCATGTATAACAAGCATAGTACAAAAGTGTTTTAGCTTTATGTACTGGTAATTATGAGAAATACCAACTTAATAGATGTATTTGGTATGTACCTagttaagaaaacaataaattattctgaacaGATAAAGCGTTTAGTAGCTTGTAAagtatgaattttcgaaaacgtaagtattttatatctaagtagttaagaaacgcgagcaagggaaatcaaacaaaggaacaaagtttttttgtttaaaaatatttaatttgttgttctattatccgaggttagaagcgataatgtacaaaatctgaataaataagattcctcaatattattgaattttaattctagggtaaagtaatatatccgcatattttatttatatacaatatgtataaataatgatgtgatttgactaattttgttgaaagaatatttgtactttttacataaaacttcagtcttttacaaactttcttgtaattaataaaccagtaaaaacaatattaataaaatctattaaaattataaacaaactcataagttttaattttagtccttaaaggttgaaatattttgcccCAATGTCGAGACACTTGTTTCAATCCAAAACATTACTATACTGAATCGATAATGTTGCATGTGCCACGAAAATGATGATAGTGTCAGATAACTTGTTGTGAAACGAAAAAGCATTGCATGTACATTTCTGTTGTTTTGTTGACCATGAGTTTGATGATCTTTTAAACTTGCCCACAGCTAAGAAATCAAACAGTATatctaaacgaaattaatttcaaattattttttaggttctaagcttttatctaatctttcagaagttgcaaaatttattccacaaGAGTCTTTTTTATCATAACCAAGTACACATCTTAAAACCATTTAAGTCTTCCttagtaatttcttcttatctttaatagtaacgaaaataatttagatgaacgttttaaaattgacaccctgtatattaaaaataaaagatatattttcttcataattgGATAGGCTTTTTACAATGGCaatgtacaaatatcaaaattgcaattatactatataacatatgtatatatataagcttCACATTTAAACACaagattctttattatatttttttaataccaatattttaataattataacaagggttttttaacaagagatgtataacattgtatacaaattttcaaaaacctATAGATAATTTCAGTTATGCTCTTGCATCATTAATTGTTGATGGAACTCTTACCTCAATTCCATCTAGTTCCTTAGACATTACTATTTGACAGCCTAGCCGTGacctgaaattaaatattatataactgaatatgtcaataaatatatttattgctatacaaattaatactaatacacaataagatttctatttatccatTTGAAAATCAACATTGTAAATATGCTAATTCCAACATAGATTCGTAATGATTATAgggtcataaataaaaaactatgaaaatttattataatttcagtttCGTAGTATTCAGAGATAgcgatttgaaattctacattGAGATGCAGATTTCGAAATACCCAATACTAACctgtttttacataaatttacaaagaaaaattcactttataaaatattaaaaggtaatagaattaataatgtgAATGATTTGATACTGATTATTATGAACTCACGTATCTGTTAATTCATATGCTAAATCCAACATGTCTAATTCTTCATCTGTTGGTTTGTCAGGAAGTGCATCATAAacttctttcgaaaatattaaatggcACGTACTACAAATTAATGTTCCTTCACAAGCAcctatatcaattatattttaatattacaacatacttatataataaagtatcaaaagttaaaaataataagaatattaaactcgataaaaatgaaaattttcaaatattttctacctcaaaattatttattttaaattaagtaaattatgcttctttaaaacataccatatccatctaaatcaatttcattatttactacTATGTCTAATATAGTATCTCCAACTTTCCCTTTTGCTTTGATTCTCTCTCCACTTGCTTTAACAAACGTTATATTTactctgaaaataatatttatgaaagataaaaattatctcaatataattattttccttattttttgtgtttcttcaattaatcttctcttaattataccttaattatatgtatcacttatgataatagaaataatttaaaaataagatatacttgtcttaataatacataaataaaattcgtatatcatatatttataacagtgttatatttttagttgttcactgtcaatgttgttcttattaatactatgttatttttctagatgttatactcctacaaagagaaaaatttcttagacattattattagcattattattttgacaccaattttatattggaaggtaagtactgaaattctattaaaaaaagaaggaaagcacaagaaaatttgtatcactTACTCTTGTTTTTCTGAAAGTGGTTGCGTGGTCGATATTCCTCTTGTTGCCTGCAAAAAGGGTAACGTTGTGTTGcttgtatattttgaataatttgatgcaataccgagaattgatctcgaaaatttttgtaattgatttaCTAACGCCATTCCACTGTCATAAATATCATGAGTATGGGACACCCTGACCGAACATCAGATAAGTATTGCggaaaatatcaattgtaGATCAATTGTACTTTGTACAGAAACTTTCACGGCATTCTTCGGCTGCTATACTGCCGACGTTCCTTTACTGTGATAGGTTATAAAACGGTTCCTAACACAAGTGACGTATCTCTACCGGACACGTGCTCTTCGGGCCacacgttttatgatacaagaccagcaaaatgatcaatatgtaattttacatatcttacattttttccaaatgaaatattgtttttattaaacgtttaaaacctcaggcaacatttatttcatctgatttcagttttacaaatatatatctataatacatATCTGTATAAATTACGGTCTGGTTATATCAAACAGGGACCGACACTCGCTAGGGAAAACTGcccaaaaattgaatcgtaaaaaccaatatgaaagacaacaaatttctcgttctgcggaacaaatagaaatgagcagagtatctttatctttatctgaGACATTCAAAGCGTATCACGCATACGCTAAACCTGAAGAAAACTTTCTTGTCTTCCATgttcatttttcccttttcatttccatatagAAGAAACCATATAGaggtttcttctatatttatttatatgttcgtGATTGATGCTATTGACAACATACAACTAAGGGGAAATACgaatagtaataaatagatgtataattcattatgcaattttatagaattaaatcttatttatcttcagatataaaaactatatttaccAGCTGAAACACTAACGCATAtgcagtataatataatctacttaacaatctcgttttagttataatatgtgattaattcttttgctatttcgctataaacagttttttgtgcatacaatatttttttatagtattctaatatattgttagatattgtaaagaaagtaaaatacagttattgaagtgtgggaacattcaatgttaaccttgcttcaaaaaataatctttcgaatgaatggggaatagatttttagtattatagttggtataatgtcatcattgtttacaatgtgttagagttaaagaaatgagacaaattaatatttcagaagcaaattcaatatttaaatgatgttattttaaaatggcagatgatatgaatgttctttttatacgaggaaatggaaacgtatgtatggtaatggaaacgtaatggttttaacattattttagtacaagatcttagcataatagtaattaacaGTATCCATTACCTTTTagtcaatttttgaaaaatgacatatatgataatttgcaatagtttgataataaaatacttgtatcgatattaataacgtataatttgcTATCTCAAAAGGATACAGACACAGCCAATGATAATGTTTG
Coding sequences within it:
- the LOC126876969 gene encoding dual specificity tyrosine-phosphorylation-regulated kinase 1A-like isoform X1, with protein sequence MILYTFIQFHSTPAIVTSVFIGLGIVFCGCAMVHNVFVWQREKTNAVKALAREQCEAAVQLQRQQQLQQHQNQPQLQQQQQLRGPLTIHHAGCPTKVGPVTNQLNTSHATHGRAAQYQHYHHHHHHRHVSMSPPPLLLSSPAPIAATHNHLNVSGHRNVVTPPDTPADRSPPSPGNKLNRSQHLPREATGSVSPGLPAATLDLSSAATTNSPHELSTLV
- the LOC126876977 gene encoding adrenodoxin-like protein 2, mitochondrial, translated to MALVNQLQKFSRSILGIASNYSKYTSNTTLPFLQATRGISTTQPLSEKQEVNITFVKASGERIKAKGKVGDTILDIVVNNEIDLDGYGACEGTLICSTCHLIFSKEVYDALPDKPTDEELDMLDLAYELTDTSRLGCQIVMSKELDGIEVRVPSTINDARA